A genomic region of Desulfosarcina ovata subsp. ovata contains the following coding sequences:
- a CDS encoding cation:proton antiporter, translating into MWQLLTKLFLLILAAYMAGILAQLFRQSAIVGYLLAGSFVGGLLFDYATVASVAELGVALLLFSIGLEFSFQQLRALGRSLLTGGALQVMLTLVAFAALLHLFMPLVQAVVIGAAFAVSSTAIVLRVLLDSTQMDSNRGRMALGILLVQDLAVVPLVLLVSLMGEAGSMMTALARVARTMAAAGGLVLVFYLMFYRVIPWVLRREGLFANRELTILLAILSAMGAVGGAHAVGLSPALGAFLAGMLLAESPFATQIRSDIDAIRTLFVVLFFTSIGMLLDLGWLVRHLHLVLPAVLLVFLIKAALIVGILKLLRIDIQVALGTGITLGQVGEFAFVLVAAGRDGGLVGADLFAGVVAVTMLSMFLAPYMVTTADPLARKLASGLFRRPVARPATGDPEVCQKALIVGFGPAGRTVADKLKTMGLHPEVIELNPAALDHATEKGVRLHLGDGTKSDVLDHAGIHAAAVVVVTVPDSRTAADMIRTIRSTLPEVNIIARGRYHRHIPLLEAAGASLVVDEEEIVGEKLADTTAMYLSETNLYDMACRMIGKAPPVPPPPMETDESEAEHAEKISPA; encoded by the coding sequence ATGTGGCAGCTGCTGACCAAGCTGTTTCTGCTCATTCTCGCCGCCTACATGGCCGGCATTCTTGCTCAGCTTTTCCGGCAAAGTGCCATTGTCGGCTATCTGCTGGCCGGCAGTTTTGTTGGCGGCCTGCTTTTCGACTATGCTACGGTCGCGTCCGTCGCCGAATTGGGGGTGGCGTTGCTGCTCTTTTCCATCGGACTGGAATTCTCCTTTCAGCAGCTCAGGGCCTTGGGCCGGTCACTGCTCACCGGTGGGGCGCTGCAGGTGATGCTGACCCTGGTGGCCTTTGCCGCCCTGCTTCACCTGTTCATGCCGCTCGTCCAGGCGGTGGTCATCGGCGCGGCCTTTGCCGTCAGCTCCACGGCAATCGTGCTGCGGGTGTTGCTGGACAGCACCCAGATGGATTCCAACCGGGGGCGTATGGCCCTGGGCATCCTGCTGGTCCAGGACCTTGCCGTGGTGCCCCTGGTCCTGCTGGTCAGCCTGATGGGCGAAGCCGGTTCAATGATGACGGCACTGGCCCGTGTCGCCAGAACCATGGCTGCCGCCGGTGGTCTGGTGCTGGTTTTCTACCTGATGTTCTACCGTGTCATTCCCTGGGTGCTGCGCCGTGAAGGGCTTTTTGCCAACCGTGAACTGACCATTTTGCTGGCGATCCTGTCGGCCATGGGCGCTGTCGGCGGAGCCCACGCCGTTGGCCTTTCCCCGGCGCTGGGAGCCTTTCTGGCCGGCATGCTGCTGGCCGAGTCGCCCTTTGCGACCCAGATCCGTTCCGATATCGACGCCATCCGGACCCTTTTCGTGGTCCTGTTTTTCACCTCCATCGGCATGCTGCTTGACCTGGGCTGGCTGGTACGCCACCTGCATCTGGTCCTGCCGGCGGTTCTGCTGGTGTTTCTGATCAAGGCCGCGCTGATTGTCGGGATTCTTAAACTGTTGCGCATCGATATCCAGGTGGCCCTGGGTACCGGGATCACACTGGGACAGGTTGGCGAGTTCGCCTTCGTGCTGGTCGCCGCCGGCCGGGATGGCGGACTGGTGGGAGCCGATCTGTTCGCCGGGGTGGTGGCGGTCACCATGCTTTCCATGTTTCTGGCCCCGTACATGGTCACCACCGCCGATCCGCTGGCCCGCAAACTGGCCAGCGGGCTGTTCCGGCGACCGGTGGCCCGGCCGGCCACCGGGGATCCCGAGGTGTGCCAGAAGGCGCTGATCGTCGGTTTCGGGCCGGCGGGCAGAACGGTGGCCGATAAACTGAAAACCATGGGTCTGCATCCGGAAGTCATCGAACTCAATCCGGCGGCACTGGACCATGCCACCGAAAAGGGGGTTCGCCTGCACCTCGGCGATGGCACCAAATCCGACGTGCTCGACCACGCCGGCATCCATGCGGCGGCGGTGGTCGTAGTCACGGTGCCCGACAGCCGCACGGCGGCCGACATGATCCGGACCATCCGTTCGACCCTGCCCGAGGTCAACATCATCGCCCGTGGCCGCTACCACCGTCACATCCCGCTGCTGGAAGCGGCCGGTGCCTCCCTGGTGGTGGATGAGGAAGAAATCGTCGGCGAAAAGCTTGCCGATACCACGGCCATGTATCTTTCCGAAACCAACCTTTACGACATGGCCTGCCGAATGATCGGCAAGGCGCCCCCGGTCCCCCCGCCTCCCATGGAAACGGATGAAAGTGAGGCTGAACACGCAGAAAAGATCTCCCCGGCCTGA
- a CDS encoding PAS domain S-box protein, with protein MNDTYELSLIGIMAFTLILAAWLWKSHVNQCRLEKRLADLRHQDQRLSRMVASLPEPTFAIDNQSRVILWNTAMERLTGVPATAVLGKGDYEYAVPFHGERRPIMIDLVNHWDDAIAGRYSDLLRQGDLLVAETITHTPHLDERYLRIVAGPLRDESGRIIGAIESLQDITYRRISLKVLEGREELLRILVAHMPLAVAMCDRQMKYLYYNQRWISDLGLPDTNHIGRSHYDAMGSTLPDHWKTQHARCLNGEAIESQAEPFTRADGRVEWLKRIMHPWRTSDGEVGGIIFLKEVITTLKKAETDLRLMEHVLQNSPVVLFRWLPAENWPMDYVSENVNQFGYSAEALISGEITYATLVHPDDRSRVTREVRQYATGGTHHFHQEYRILTQSGETRWVDDRTMIERDQDGRITHFIGVVIDITERKQAQQEIARRQMFLESVLHHAPDAIITLDDRNRVVDWNPGAQTLFGYTPAEAIGQSLAELVTHGDDELQSVITQNFRAVRTMPRMDIAQRAHQKLRYENRFGIDWTSLKINAMFW; from the coding sequence ATGAATGACACATATGAGCTTTCATTGATCGGGATTATGGCGTTTACATTGATCCTGGCCGCTTGGCTTTGGAAAAGCCATGTCAATCAGTGCCGACTTGAAAAGCGCCTGGCAGACCTTCGCCACCAGGATCAGCGGTTGAGCCGAATGGTTGCGTCATTACCCGAGCCCACTTTTGCCATCGACAACCAAAGTCGGGTCATCCTTTGGAACACCGCCATGGAGCGGCTCACGGGGGTTCCGGCCACAGCCGTACTGGGCAAGGGCGACTACGAATATGCGGTTCCGTTTCATGGTGAGCGGCGTCCAATCATGATCGATCTGGTCAATCACTGGGACGATGCCATTGCCGGCCGATACAGCGACCTGCTGCGGCAGGGTGATCTGCTGGTCGCCGAAACCATCACCCACACCCCGCACCTGGACGAACGGTACCTCAGAATCGTCGCCGGGCCACTTCGCGATGAATCCGGAAGGATCATCGGTGCCATCGAGAGTCTCCAGGATATCACCTATCGCCGCATCAGCCTGAAAGTGCTTGAGGGCCGCGAGGAACTGCTACGCATTTTGGTAGCCCATATGCCCTTGGCCGTGGCCATGTGCGACCGCCAGATGAAGTACCTCTATTACAACCAACGCTGGATAAGCGATCTCGGACTTCCCGACACCAATCACATCGGGCGTTCCCATTACGACGCAATGGGCAGCACCCTACCCGACCATTGGAAGACCCAGCATGCCCGCTGTCTGAACGGAGAGGCGATCGAAAGCCAGGCGGAGCCCTTTACCCGGGCGGACGGCCGTGTGGAATGGCTGAAGCGGATCATGCACCCTTGGCGTACCAGTGACGGCGAGGTCGGCGGGATCATTTTTCTCAAGGAGGTGATCACGACTCTCAAAAAGGCCGAAACGGACTTGCGGCTCATGGAGCATGTGTTGCAAAACAGCCCGGTGGTGCTCTTCCGTTGGCTGCCGGCCGAAAACTGGCCAATGGACTACGTTTCCGAGAACGTCAACCAGTTCGGCTATTCCGCCGAGGCCCTGATCTCCGGCGAAATCACCTACGCCACGCTGGTGCATCCGGATGACCGATCCCGTGTGACCCGTGAGGTGCGCCAATACGCCACCGGCGGCACCCATCATTTTCATCAGGAATATCGCATCTTGACCCAGTCCGGCGAGACCCGCTGGGTGGACGATCGCACAATGATCGAGCGGGACCAGGATGGCCGCATCACCCATTTTATTGGGGTTGTTATCGATATTACCGAGCGCAAGCAGGCCCAGCAGGAGATCGCCCGGCGACAAATGTTTCTGGAATCGGTGCTCCACCATGCCCCCGATGCCATCATCACCCTGGATGACCGCAACCGGGTGGTGGACTGGAATCCCGGCGCACAGACCCTTTTCGGCTATACCCCGGCGGAGGCCATCGGCCAGTCGCTCGCCGAGCTTGTGACCCACGGAGACGACGAACTCCAGTCCGTCATAACGCAAAACTTTCGAGCTGTGCGGACCATGCCCAGGATGGATATTGCACAAAGGGCTCACCAAAAATTAAGATATGAAAATAGGTTCGGAATTGACTGGACATCATTAAAGATAAATGCGATGTTTTGGTAG
- a CDS encoding FHA domain-containing protein, whose protein sequence is MIVYCEECGFKNIVDEKRIQGKKPQIPCEKCGDFLRFYGLKAKALKKAAASKPAKRPDTGLILKYGKVVVMVNASHPRVEIGRQKSNDIQVINNRVSRIHATVELKDGKYFLTDQSSNGTYLLMEGSQGATVKNEAVVLTAKGVIGPGYKVDLKSPDAIHILFENQF, encoded by the coding sequence ATGATCGTATATTGTGAGGAGTGCGGTTTTAAAAACATAGTTGATGAAAAACGCATTCAGGGAAAGAAACCTCAGATTCCTTGTGAAAAATGTGGTGATTTCCTGCGGTTTTACGGCCTCAAGGCCAAGGCGTTGAAGAAAGCGGCCGCATCCAAACCGGCAAAGCGGCCCGACACCGGCCTGATTCTGAAATACGGAAAGGTCGTGGTGATGGTGAATGCGTCCCACCCCCGTGTGGAAATCGGTCGTCAGAAAAGCAATGACATCCAGGTGATCAACAACCGGGTCTCGCGGATTCATGCGACCGTTGAATTGAAGGACGGAAAATATTTCCTTACCGATCAAAGTTCCAACGGTACCTATCTTCTCATGGAGGGCAGCCAGGGTGCCACCGTTAAGAATGAAGCGGTCGTGCTGACCGCCAAGGGCGTCATCGGACCGGGGTACAAGGTCGATCTCAAATCTCCCGACGCCATTCACATCCTTTTCGAAAATCAGTTCTGA
- a CDS encoding amino acid permease, whose product MANPTATDNVPATGTLGTFAGVFTPSVLTILGIILFLRLGYVMGSAGLARGLVIIALANAISVITSISLSAVATNLKVCGGGDYYLISRTLGLEFGGSIGLVLFLAQSVSIAFYCIGFAEAIAAFLPHAHPATVQLIAAGAVAFLFIFAWQGADWATRFQFVVMALLVAALLSFGIGGIRHWDSAVLAANWATPGDGAPFWVLFAIFFPAVTGFTQGVSMSGDLADPGKSIPLGTFLAVGLSIAVYFGVAILFSASMPNAILAMDYGAMKRVSAVGFFIDAGVIAATLSSAMASFMGAPRILQSLAADRIFVFLTPFATVSQPSGNPRRGVLLSAGIAFVTIALGQLNLVAGIVSMFFLISYGLLNYATYFEARTQSPSFRPRFKWFSPPLSLLGCVICLGAMLAIDPKSGAAAIALLFAVYQYLQRTAGPARWADSARSHHLQQVREHLLAAAEDPAHARDWRPQLLVFTHDSPKQAAILSFAAWIEGGSGFTEAVQIVEGEGPAVRKAREAAHRNLTEAIVRGRHPMFPLTVSAADPTQAMGVLIQSSGIGPLRPNTVVVNWMDDSAKAISGINAYNYVRNLRLIFRQGKNLVLLHTDQESWQRLETRSREDRRIDIWWQGDATSRLMLLLAYLMTRNEPWNKTALRVLTQGDGARVEAEKETLKKTLEEIRIDAAVEIVDDVEAATIVNRSADAAFVFLPMKFVHNQILDPTGKSFERCLPRLPASALALAAEDIDLDAAPEEGLAAQVAQAADELEAANKKAQIAEKTAADKKAALESLKNQVETLETEGISGAVPLEEHDALKEKLKDAASGAEKAYRRAMKAKVKAEDAAKAVDTLNPGGLPAKPPDHKE is encoded by the coding sequence ATGGCCAACCCCACGGCAACCGACAACGTCCCGGCCACCGGCACATTGGGCACCTTTGCCGGTGTGTTCACCCCCAGCGTACTGACCATTCTGGGAATCATCCTTTTTTTGCGGCTTGGTTATGTGATGGGCAGCGCCGGGCTGGCCCGGGGGTTGGTCATTATCGCCCTGGCCAACGCCATCAGCGTGATCACCAGCATCTCTCTGTCGGCCGTGGCCACCAATCTCAAGGTTTGCGGCGGCGGCGACTACTACCTGATTTCACGAACCCTGGGCCTTGAATTCGGCGGCTCCATCGGTCTGGTGCTGTTTTTGGCCCAGAGCGTTTCCATCGCCTTCTACTGTATCGGTTTTGCCGAAGCCATCGCCGCCTTTCTGCCCCACGCCCACCCCGCCACCGTTCAACTGATCGCCGCCGGCGCCGTGGCGTTTCTCTTCATTTTTGCCTGGCAGGGGGCGGACTGGGCCACCCGTTTTCAGTTTGTGGTCATGGCCCTTCTGGTGGCGGCCCTGCTCTCGTTCGGCATCGGCGGAATTCGCCACTGGGATTCGGCCGTCCTGGCCGCCAACTGGGCCACACCCGGCGATGGCGCGCCATTCTGGGTTCTGTTTGCCATTTTTTTTCCGGCCGTCACCGGCTTCACCCAGGGAGTCAGCATGTCCGGCGACCTAGCCGATCCGGGAAAAAGCATCCCCCTGGGAACGTTTCTGGCCGTGGGACTCTCCATCGCGGTCTATTTCGGCGTTGCCATCCTATTTTCCGCCAGCATGCCCAACGCCATCCTGGCCATGGATTATGGTGCCATGAAACGGGTTTCGGCCGTTGGTTTTTTCATCGATGCCGGCGTGATTGCCGCGACCCTCTCATCGGCCATGGCCTCCTTCATGGGGGCCCCGCGGATTCTGCAAAGCTTGGCGGCGGATCGGATTTTCGTTTTCCTGACACCCTTTGCCACGGTCAGCCAGCCGTCGGGCAACCCCCGGCGGGGCGTGCTGCTCTCCGCCGGCATCGCCTTTGTCACCATTGCCCTGGGCCAGTTGAACCTGGTGGCCGGCATCGTTTCCATGTTTTTTCTTATCTCATACGGATTGCTCAACTACGCCACCTACTTCGAGGCGCGCACCCAGAGCCCATCGTTCCGGCCGCGCTTCAAATGGTTCTCACCGCCCCTGAGCCTTCTGGGATGCGTCATCTGCCTGGGGGCCATGCTGGCCATCGATCCCAAAAGCGGGGCGGCCGCCATTGCGCTGTTGTTTGCCGTATACCAGTATCTCCAACGCACCGCCGGTCCCGCCCGCTGGGCCGACAGCGCCCGGTCCCACCATCTGCAGCAGGTTCGCGAGCATCTTCTCGCCGCTGCCGAGGATCCCGCGCATGCCCGCGACTGGCGCCCCCAGTTGCTGGTATTCACCCACGATTCCCCCAAACAGGCAGCCATCCTCAGCTTTGCCGCCTGGATCGAGGGCGGCAGCGGATTCACCGAGGCCGTCCAGATCGTCGAAGGCGAGGGGCCCGCGGTCAGGAAAGCGCGTGAAGCGGCCCACCGCAACCTGACCGAAGCCATTGTCCGTGGCCGCCACCCCATGTTTCCGCTGACCGTGTCGGCCGCCGATCCGACCCAGGCCATGGGAGTCCTCATCCAGAGTTCGGGCATCGGTCCGCTGCGTCCCAATACGGTGGTGGTCAACTGGATGGACGACTCGGCAAAAGCCATTTCCGGTATCAACGCCTACAACTATGTCCGCAACCTGCGTCTGATTTTCCGGCAGGGCAAAAATTTGGTACTGCTGCACACGGACCAGGAATCCTGGCAACGTCTGGAAACCCGGTCCCGGGAAGATCGCCGCATTGACATCTGGTGGCAGGGCGATGCCACCAGCCGCCTGATGCTGCTGCTGGCGTACCTGATGACCCGCAACGAACCGTGGAACAAAACCGCCTTGCGCGTGCTCACCCAAGGAGACGGAGCCCGTGTCGAAGCCGAAAAGGAAACCTTGAAAAAAACCCTCGAGGAGATCCGCATCGATGCTGCCGTGGAGATCGTAGACGATGTCGAAGCCGCCACCATTGTCAACCGGTCTGCCGATGCCGCCTTTGTTTTTCTGCCCATGAAATTCGTTCACAACCAGATTCTCGACCCGACCGGCAAATCTTTTGAACGCTGCCTGCCCCGACTGCCGGCATCTGCCCTGGCCCTGGCCGCCGAGGATATCGATCTGGATGCAGCCCCCGAAGAAGGCCTGGCAGCGCAGGTGGCCCAGGCCGCCGACGAACTGGAAGCGGCCAATAAAAAAGCGCAGATTGCCGAAAAAACAGCCGCCGATAAAAAAGCGGCTCTCGAATCCCTGAAAAACCAGGTAGAGACACTGGAAACTGAGGGGATTTCTGGCGCCGTTCCACTGGAGGAACACGATGCGCTCAAAGAGAAGCTCAAGGATGCCGCATCAGGTGCCGAAAAGGCATATCGGCGGGCCATGAAAGCCAAGGTCAAGGCCGAGGATGCCGCCAAGGCGGTTGACACGCTCAACCCCGGGGGACTGCCTGCTAAGCCACCGGACCACAAGGAATAA
- a CDS encoding mechanosensitive ion channel family protein, translating to MKESIQQIDISKYIPIIIDWATNILLAIFILLIGIWIANRIYNLVVNISKKYDKLDDTLFRFLGSVARYIVLAFVFIAILNRFGVQTASIVALLGAAGLAVGLALQGAMSNLAAGLMLLIFRPYKVGDFIDAAGRFGKVTEIDMFTTILQTFDNQNIIIPNSQIWGEQIINHSYHEVRGVDMHFGIAYGESIDDARKVIEEVLANHPHILKDPAPFVEVETLNDSSVDFIVRPFCEGAHYFDVLYSVPEQVKKALDANNIEIPFPHRKVIVVNENAS from the coding sequence ATGAAAGAATCCATACAGCAGATCGATATCTCTAAATACATTCCCATCATCATCGATTGGGCGACAAATATTCTCCTCGCTATCTTCATTCTCTTAATTGGCATTTGGATAGCCAACCGAATTTACAATCTGGTCGTTAATATCAGCAAAAAATACGATAAACTCGACGATACGCTGTTCCGTTTTTTAGGCAGTGTTGCGCGTTACATCGTGCTCGCCTTTGTATTTATTGCCATACTCAATCGTTTCGGTGTGCAGACGGCCTCAATCGTGGCCTTGCTCGGTGCGGCAGGTCTTGCGGTGGGTCTTGCTCTGCAGGGGGCGATGTCGAATCTGGCTGCGGGCTTGATGCTCTTGATCTTTCGCCCCTACAAGGTGGGTGATTTTATCGATGCGGCCGGCCGTTTTGGCAAGGTAACGGAAATCGATATGTTCACCACGATCCTGCAAACCTTCGATAACCAGAATATTATTATTCCCAACAGCCAAATCTGGGGCGAGCAGATCATCAATCACTCGTACCACGAAGTGCGTGGTGTGGACATGCACTTCGGCATCGCATACGGTGAAAGTATCGACGACGCGCGTAAGGTGATCGAGGAAGTGCTGGCCAATCACCCGCATATCCTGAAAGACCCGGCGCCCTTCGTTGAGGTGGAAACCTTGAACGACAGCTCGGTGGATTTTATCGTGCGCCCGTTCTGCGAAGGCGCTCACTACTTCGATGTGCTTTATTCCGTACCGGAACAAGTTAAAAAAGCGCTGGATGCAAACAATATTGAAATCCCCTTCCCTCACCGCAAGGTCATTGTTGTTAACGAAAACGCATCCTAA
- the pyk gene encoding pyruvate kinase: MFPSNKTKIVCTIGPASRSPEVLVQLIRAGMNIARLNFSHGEFSGHARDIQTIRQAAETAGRPVAIMADLPGPKIRIGELSEEPIFLKGGQPMTLTTETVAGTAERISVNFERLPAVVKKGDRIYINDGFIQLKVLSVQSPEIRCEVAVGGMIRSRKGLNIPDVDLGISAFTDHDRRCMTFALENGVDAISQSFVESAADIRAVREAARQLGVEPFIIAKIERSRAVENLAGILDVADGIMVARGDLGVEIPIAKIPSVQKKIMELANRLNKPIITATQMLESMTANRLPTRAEATDVANAILDGTDCVMLSGESAVGDYPLDAVAMLREIATDIEPNRRLYARSESKGLAADTCPVAFSEVIASSVAETLKCIQPAAIITPTRSGTTARRISRFRLPVWIAAVSSKKKTCQELLFSYGVIPVFEPEHPGEWRPWIRTWLAAQEEPGDLVILTEGPSAKYPHRNNRMEIIDLKQKSD, encoded by the coding sequence ATGTTCCCGTCCAACAAAACCAAAATTGTCTGTACCATCGGACCGGCGTCACGGTCCCCTGAAGTATTGGTCCAATTGATCCGGGCGGGAATGAACATTGCCCGCCTCAATTTTTCCCACGGCGAGTTCAGCGGTCATGCCCGCGATATCCAAACCATCCGTCAGGCCGCGGAAACGGCAGGCCGGCCGGTGGCGATCATGGCCGACCTGCCCGGCCCCAAAATCCGCATCGGGGAGTTGTCCGAGGAACCCATTTTCCTGAAGGGGGGACAGCCGATGACCCTTACCACCGAAACCGTGGCGGGCACGGCCGAACGCATCAGCGTCAATTTCGAGCGCCTGCCCGCGGTGGTCAAGAAAGGCGACCGGATTTACATCAACGATGGATTTATTCAGCTCAAGGTCCTGTCGGTCCAGTCGCCGGAGATACGCTGCGAAGTGGCGGTCGGCGGCATGATCCGGTCGCGCAAAGGACTCAATATTCCCGATGTGGATCTGGGGATTTCGGCCTTTACCGATCACGACCGCCGCTGCATGACCTTTGCTCTTGAAAATGGGGTCGATGCCATCAGCCAGTCCTTTGTGGAAAGCGCCGCGGATATCCGTGCCGTTCGCGAGGCGGCCCGGCAACTGGGCGTTGAGCCGTTCATCATCGCCAAAATCGAGCGTTCCCGGGCCGTTGAAAACCTGGCCGGCATCCTCGACGTCGCCGACGGCATCATGGTCGCTCGTGGCGATCTGGGCGTCGAGATCCCCATCGCCAAAATTCCCTCAGTACAGAAAAAAATCATGGAGCTGGCCAATCGCCTGAACAAACCGATCATCACCGCCACCCAGATGCTCGAATCCATGACTGCCAACCGGCTGCCCACGCGTGCCGAGGCCACCGACGTGGCCAATGCCATTCTGGACGGCACCGACTGCGTGATGCTCTCCGGCGAGTCGGCGGTGGGCGACTATCCGCTGGACGCCGTCGCCATGCTGCGCGAGATCGCCACTGATATCGAACCCAACCGCAGGCTTTATGCCCGCAGCGAAAGCAAAGGCCTTGCTGCTGATACCTGCCCGGTGGCTTTTTCCGAGGTCATCGCCTCCAGTGTGGCCGAAACGCTCAAATGCATCCAGCCGGCGGCCATCATCACCCCCACGCGCAGCGGCACCACGGCCCGGCGCATCTCGCGCTTCCGTTTGCCGGTCTGGATCGCCGCGGTCAGTTCAAAAAAGAAAACCTGCCAGGAACTGCTTTTTTCTTATGGGGTCATACCGGTCTTCGAGCCCGAGCACCCCGGTGAATGGCGCCCGTGGATTCGAACGTGGCTGGCTGCCCAGGAGGAGCCCGGCGATCTCGTGATACTCACCGAAGGCCCTTCGGCCAAATATCCCCATCGCAACAACCGGATGGAGATTATCGATCTCAAACAAAAAAGTGACTGA
- a CDS encoding glycerate kinase — MELSPDVKNDPHGDGMAALNNRNLKADAEAIFRAGLQAVDPEVCVRRHLRLDGNRLVVGETAYALDRIGKIVVVGVGKASTTMARAAEAVLGERIAKGLVITKYGHGVPLAHCQVLEAAHPVPDENGVTATRALLDRVAGTGPDDLVLCLISGGGSALSPAPAAGIRLADKQATTRLLLACGATIHEINTVRKHLSRIKGGQLCRRANGAAVAALILSDVIGDNLDIIASGSTAPDPGTFGDCRAILDRYGLWDRIPGPVKTRLEAGCNGKIPETPKPGDPIFARVHNQIVGNISAALGAAEKVARSRGFTPLVLASTIQGEASEVARVLCAIAREVTLSGHPVAPPACLLAGGETTVTLKGTGLGGRNTELALAAAMELDGARSTLLLSAGTDGTDGPTDAAGAFADGSTLRRAKALGLKPAACLADNDSYHCFASLGDLLITGPTRTNVMDLQIVLIAA, encoded by the coding sequence ATGGAATTGAGCCCCGATGTAAAGAACGATCCGCATGGAGATGGGATGGCAGCGCTCAACAATCGGAATCTGAAAGCGGATGCCGAAGCGATTTTCAGGGCCGGTCTTCAAGCGGTTGACCCGGAGGTGTGTGTCAGACGGCACCTGCGGCTGGACGGTAACCGTCTGGTGGTGGGAGAAACCGCCTATGCGTTGGATCGGATCGGAAAAATCGTTGTGGTGGGCGTTGGCAAAGCTTCCACAACCATGGCCAGGGCTGCGGAAGCGGTGCTGGGCGAACGCATTGCCAAAGGGCTGGTGATCACCAAGTATGGCCATGGGGTGCCTCTGGCACATTGCCAGGTGTTGGAAGCCGCTCACCCGGTGCCCGACGAAAACGGGGTGACGGCCACCCGTGCGCTGCTGGATCGGGTTGCCGGCACCGGTCCCGATGATCTGGTGCTGTGCCTGATTTCCGGCGGCGGATCGGCCCTCTCGCCGGCACCGGCGGCAGGGATCCGCCTGGCGGACAAGCAGGCCACCACGCGGCTGCTTTTGGCCTGCGGCGCCACGATCCACGAAATCAACACCGTTCGCAAGCACCTGTCGCGCATCAAGGGCGGCCAGCTGTGCCGCCGTGCCAACGGTGCCGCAGTGGCGGCCCTGATTCTGTCGGACGTGATCGGAGATAACCTGGACATCATCGCCTCGGGATCCACAGCCCCGGACCCGGGCACATTTGGCGACTGCCGGGCGATACTGGATCGCTATGGCCTGTGGGATCGGATCCCCGGGCCGGTGAAAACCCGCCTGGAAGCCGGCTGCAATGGAAAAATTCCGGAGACGCCCAAACCGGGCGATCCCATCTTCGCCCGGGTCCACAACCAGATCGTCGGCAACATTTCGGCGGCCCTTGGGGCTGCCGAAAAAGTGGCCCGCAGTCGGGGATTTACCCCGCTGGTGCTGGCCTCAACGATTCAGGGCGAGGCTAGTGAAGTGGCCCGGGTATTGTGCGCCATCGCCCGGGAAGTGACCCTCTCCGGCCATCCGGTGGCACCCCCCGCCTGCCTGCTGGCCGGCGGTGAGACCACAGTCACCCTGAAGGGCACCGGCCTGGGCGGCCGCAACACGGAACTGGCCCTGGCAGCGGCCATGGAACTGGATGGTGCCCGCAGCACGCTTCTGCTCTCCGCCGGCACCGACGGAACCGACGGCCCGACCGATGCAGCCGGCGCCTTTGCCGACGGCAGCACCCTCCGCCGCGCCAAGGCCCTGGGGCTCAAGCCGGCCGCCTGTCTGGCCGATAACGATTCGTACCACTGCTTTGCATCGCTGGGGGATCTTCTCATCACCGGCCCCACGCGGACCAACGTGATGGACCTGCAGATTGTGCTGATTGCCGCCTGA